The Candidatus Polarisedimenticolia bacterium genome window below encodes:
- a CDS encoding asparagine synthase-related protein has translation RDAFGRHTHLVDQIGRADIEISLPSLITMNDRAAAAWGLENRTPFLDHRIVELAFQLPPELKIRDMEQKVILRKVARGLVPDSIIDRKDKKGLIVPIQQWLEKDLRAWAAGEVAALKKKAFYRKVPCQGATRGEFDRRTYTLLSLGLWQRNVVSVPRRKRMEVGDRLRFRKGKGGLSSASQADHAAADETMGQETESL, from the coding sequence CCGCGACGCCTTCGGCCGCCACACCCATCTGGTCGACCAGATCGGCCGGGCCGACATCGAGATATCGCTTCCCAGCCTGATCACCATGAACGACCGGGCCGCGGCGGCGTGGGGGCTGGAGAACCGCACGCCCTTCCTCGATCATCGCATCGTGGAGTTGGCCTTTCAGCTTCCCCCGGAGCTGAAGATCCGGGACATGGAGCAGAAAGTGATCTTACGGAAGGTGGCGCGCGGGCTCGTGCCGGATTCGATCATCGACCGCAAGGACAAGAAAGGGTTGATCGTGCCGATCCAGCAATGGCTGGAAAAGGATCTGCGGGCTTGGGCCGCCGGCGAGGTGGCCGCCCTCAAGAAGAAGGCTTTCTACCGCAAGGTTCCGTGCCAGGGAGCGACGCGCGGAGAGTTCGACCGGCGCACTTATACCCTGTTGTCGCTCGGCCTCTGGCAAAGGAACGTAGTGTCCGTCCCACGTCGTAAGAGGATGGAAGTCGGAGACCGTCTGCGTTTCCGCAAAGGGAAGGGGGGCCTCTCCTCCGCATCTCAGGCTGACCACGCTGCGGCGGATGAGACGATGGGACAGGAAACCGAGAGCCTCTAG